The following proteins are encoded in a genomic region of Capsicum annuum cultivar UCD-10X-F1 unplaced genomic scaffold, UCD10Xv1.1 ctg2574, whole genome shotgun sequence:
- the LOC107846139 gene encoding uncharacterized protein LOC107846139, protein MNYTRCERKREMKAPSLVARLMRLELMPAGSGSKPQKASTSETWSNVADKLGARPGVSDKEDMDFEMAEIKSSELGLQRFRAKCALTYPTRYFSPLEDEDDLVGNSLDHYSNDSYLSSSPNSSSKDKVLAQSVDSVDDEPLFPEPDRDLSDCETSLSTRKSCRELIHNVSGVLSKIDQLKGSNLSYEKEVILNAELILRTTPQQQALPVEDGFSVSHFLLNEHEMF, encoded by the exons ATGAACTATACACGTTGTGAAAGAAAGCGTGAAATGAAAGCTCCAAGTTTGGTTGCTAGGCTCATGCGTTTGGAATTGATGCCGGCAGGATCAGGCAGTAAGCCCCAAAAGGCTTCAACTTCTGAAACTTGGAGTAATGTGGCAGACAAACTTGGTGCTCGACCTGGCGTATCTGATAAAGAAGATATGGATTTTGAGATGGCCGAAATAAAGAGTTCAGAACTAGGTTTGCAAAGGTTTAGAGCTAAATGTGCTCTCACTTATCCTACTAGATATTTTTCTCCTTtggaagatgaagatgatttAGTTGGGAATTCACTTGATCACTATTCAAATGACAGCTACCTCTCCAGCAGTCCCAATAGTAGCTCAA AGGACAAAGTGCTTGCTCAATCAGTGGACTCTGTTGATGATGAACCACTCTTTCCAGAACCTGATAGAGATCTTTCGGATTGTGAGACCTCATTATCCACCAGGAAGAGTTGCAGAGAACTGATTCATAACGTTTCTGGAGTGCTCAGCAAGATTGATCAGTTGAAAGGAAGCAACCTCAGCTATGAAAAAGAGGTCATTTTGAATGCTGAACTTATACTTAGAACTACACCTCAACAGCAGGCTCTACCTGTAGAGGATGGGTTCTCTGTGAGCCATTTTCTCCTCAATGAACATGAAATGTTTTAG